A stretch of the Thiomicrorhabdus xiamenensis genome encodes the following:
- a CDS encoding gamma-butyrobetaine hydroxylase-like domain-containing protein, with product MPHPIEIKLHQKSRKLEIGFDTGETFELSCEFLRVYSQSAEVTGHGPGQETLQLNKQNVNIEAITPVGNYAVKLHFDDGHDTGLYTWERLYDLGKNQHKYWMDYLRRLMREGHSHPELDALKSQQTH from the coding sequence GTGCCGCATCCAATCGAAATCAAACTGCACCAGAAATCGCGTAAACTGGAAATCGGTTTCGATACCGGGGAAACCTTCGAGCTCAGCTGCGAGTTTTTGCGCGTCTACTCTCAGTCGGCCGAAGTAACCGGCCACGGCCCCGGGCAGGAGACTCTGCAACTGAATAAACAGAATGTGAACATCGAGGCTATCACGCCTGTCGGCAATTACGCCGTCAAGCTGCATTTCGACGACGGTCACGACACCGGACTTTATACCTGGGAACGCCTGTACGATTTAGGGAAAAACCAGCACAAGTACTGGATGGATTATCTGCGCCGTCTTATGCGCGAGGGGCATTCCCATCCTGAACTGGACGCATTAAAATCGCAACAAACCCATTAA
- the ubiE gene encoding bifunctional demethylmenaquinone methyltransferase/2-methoxy-6-polyprenyl-1,4-benzoquinol methylase UbiE produces the protein MSDKKSTIDFGFTEVPLEEKVKRVKGVFDSVAGNYDIMNDVMSMGVHRLWKRQTIDLSGVRPGHKVLDLAGGTGDLTKAFAKRVGKSGQVVLADINESMVRVGRDRLINEGIIGNVEYTITNAEALAFPDNTFDLATIAFGLRNVTNKDKALAELYRVLKPGGQLMILEFSKVTNPAFAKLYDFYSFNILPKMGKVIADDEESYQYLAESIRMHPDQETLKQMMLDAGFDKAEYINMTQGIVALHRGWKY, from the coding sequence ATGAGCGACAAGAAATCCACCATCGACTTTGGCTTCACCGAGGTTCCCCTCGAAGAGAAAGTCAAACGCGTCAAAGGCGTCTTCGACTCGGTTGCCGGCAATTACGACATTATGAACGATGTCATGTCGATGGGTGTTCACCGCCTGTGGAAGCGTCAAACGATCGATCTGAGCGGCGTGCGCCCGGGGCACAAGGTTCTGGATCTGGCCGGTGGTACCGGTGATCTGACCAAAGCCTTCGCCAAGCGCGTCGGCAAAAGCGGTCAGGTGGTTCTAGCCGACATTAACGAAAGCATGGTTCGGGTCGGCCGCGACCGCCTGATCAACGAAGGCATCATCGGCAATGTGGAATACACCATTACCAATGCCGAAGCGCTGGCTTTTCCGGACAACACTTTCGATCTGGCAACCATCGCCTTCGGTCTGCGTAATGTCACCAACAAAGACAAGGCTCTGGCCGAACTGTACCGGGTTTTGAAACCGGGCGGTCAGCTGATGATTCTAGAGTTTTCCAAAGTGACCAATCCGGCTTTCGCCAAGCTCTACGACTTCTACTCGTTCAATATCCTGCCCAAAATGGGCAAAGTCATAGCCGATGATGAAGAAAGCTACCAATACCTGGCAGAGTCGATTCGCATGCATCCGGATCAGGAAACCCTGAAACAGATGATGCTCGATGCCGGCTTCGACAAGGCCGAATACATCAATATGACTCAAGGCATTGTCGCCCTGCACCGCGGCTGGAAGTACTAG
- a CDS encoding ubiquinone biosynthesis accessory factor UbiJ, translating to MSTELQRLPIFLAEALEKTLNGSLRLDSDHGASIKALPECIITLQILPLKTPFYCLINEQQISVQTHLQGESDASISAQAADWIALKHAKDLSCFELDGNRDLAQQFLHALAAIDIDWEEHLSKITGDLIAFKVGHGVRSYMQLKRDQRDYIMQTLKEYLQFELQAVPSKPQIAAFSQEVSAVEQRLQELEQRFNQLDASSVNR from the coding sequence ATGAGCACCGAACTGCAAAGACTCCCGATTTTTCTCGCCGAAGCACTGGAGAAGACATTAAACGGCAGCTTACGACTCGACAGCGATCACGGCGCTTCGATCAAAGCCTTGCCGGAATGCATCATCACCTTGCAGATTCTGCCGCTGAAAACGCCTTTCTACTGCCTGATCAATGAACAACAGATCTCGGTGCAGACTCACCTTCAGGGAGAAAGCGACGCCTCCATCTCCGCTCAGGCGGCAGACTGGATCGCGCTCAAGCATGCGAAGGATCTGTCCTGCTTCGAACTTGACGGTAATCGCGACTTGGCGCAACAGTTCCTGCACGCTCTGGCCGCAATCGATATCGACTGGGAAGAGCACCTCTCCAAGATCACCGGTGATCTGATCGCGTTCAAAGTCGGTCACGGAGTACGATCCTATATGCAGCTCAAACGCGACCAGCGCGATTACATCATGCAAACCCTGAAAGAGTACCTGCAGTTCGAACTTCAGGCCGTACCGAGCAAACCGCAGATCGCCGCTTTCAGCCAGGAAGTCTCCGCTGTCGAGCAACGCCTGCAAGAGCTGGAACAGCGTTTTAACCAGCTCGACGCCTCTTCAGTCAACCGTTAA
- the ubiB gene encoding ubiquinone biosynthesis regulatory protein kinase UbiB — MKAIKQLRRLIKINRVLSHYEIDKMVLSGSKFAWLVWFNKLFPWNWKTPSKLSRGERIRLALEELGPIFIKLGQALSTRKDLLPYDIAIELAKLQDDCPPFDEQHSLQLIEKALQKPVGEAFSEFDPMPMASASIAQVHAAKLHDGTEVVVKVVRPDIKPVIEQDVAIMYILASLFEKAVKIAKRLHPVEVVAEFEKTILDELDMIREASNAAQLKRNFEDSDLLYVPEIYWSHTAENVMTMERIYGIRISETEKLIEAGVDLKDLSAKGVIIFFTQVFKHNFFHADMHPGNIFVLPDGRYAAIDFGIMGTLTPEDQRYLAENFLAFFNRDYLRVSELHIESEWVPSDTRVNELEAAIRSVCEPIWDRPLKEISFGLVLMRLFQTARRFGMEIQPQLVLLQKTLLNIEGLGRQLDDELDLWDTAKPFLEDWMQERVGPKGLVKNIKANLPFWMEQAPTLPGLLHTTLNKLAHQGVGLQSEQLQKIERELEKQNRQNRNRWIAVALAAAPFLAASQNMPLDQNVTLAIWLLAVWFLIKK, encoded by the coding sequence ATGAAAGCCATCAAGCAACTGCGCCGCCTTATTAAAATCAACCGAGTCCTGAGCCATTACGAAATCGATAAAATGGTGCTGAGCGGCAGTAAATTCGCCTGGCTGGTCTGGTTTAACAAACTCTTTCCGTGGAACTGGAAAACGCCGTCCAAACTGAGCCGTGGCGAACGCATTCGCCTGGCTCTGGAAGAACTCGGACCAATTTTCATCAAACTCGGTCAGGCACTTTCGACCCGTAAGGATCTACTTCCGTACGACATCGCCATTGAACTGGCCAAATTGCAGGATGATTGCCCGCCGTTTGACGAACAGCACTCGCTGCAACTGATCGAAAAAGCATTGCAAAAACCGGTCGGCGAAGCTTTTTCGGAATTTGACCCTATGCCGATGGCCTCCGCGTCTATCGCTCAAGTTCATGCGGCCAAACTGCACGACGGCACCGAAGTGGTCGTCAAGGTTGTGCGTCCGGACATTAAGCCGGTGATCGAACAGGATGTGGCGATTATGTATATCCTTGCCAGCCTCTTCGAAAAGGCCGTCAAAATCGCCAAACGCCTGCATCCGGTCGAAGTGGTCGCGGAATTCGAAAAAACCATTCTCGACGAACTGGATATGATCCGCGAAGCGTCAAACGCCGCGCAGCTGAAACGCAATTTCGAAGACTCGGATCTGTTGTATGTGCCGGAGATTTACTGGTCGCACACCGCCGAAAACGTCATGACGATGGAACGTATTTACGGCATCCGCATTTCGGAAACCGAAAAGTTGATTGAAGCCGGCGTCGATCTCAAAGACCTTTCTGCCAAAGGCGTAATCATCTTCTTCACTCAGGTCTTCAAGCATAATTTCTTCCACGCCGACATGCATCCCGGCAATATTTTTGTTCTTCCCGACGGTCGTTACGCCGCGATCGACTTCGGTATTATGGGAACTTTGACGCCGGAAGATCAGCGTTATCTGGCAGAAAACTTTCTGGCATTCTTTAACCGCGATTATCTGCGCGTTTCCGAACTGCATATCGAATCCGAATGGGTGCCATCCGATACCCGTGTCAATGAGCTGGAAGCGGCGATTCGTTCTGTCTGTGAACCGATCTGGGATCGCCCGCTGAAAGAGATCTCCTTCGGTCTGGTGCTGATGCGCCTGTTCCAGACTGCACGACGTTTCGGGATGGAGATTCAGCCGCAACTGGTTCTGCTACAGAAAACCCTGCTTAATATCGAAGGACTGGGACGCCAGCTGGATGACGAACTGGATCTGTGGGATACCGCCAAGCCTTTCCTCGAAGATTGGATGCAGGAACGTGTCGGACCTAAAGGCCTGGTTAAAAACATCAAGGCCAACCTGCCTTTCTGGATGGAACAAGCACCGACTTTACCGGGTCTGTTGCACACAACACTAAACAAACTTGCGCATCAGGGCGTAGGCCTGCAGTCTGAACAGTTACAGAAAATCGAACGCGAACTGGAAAAGCAGAACCGCCAAAACCGTAACCGCTGGATCGCCGTTGCTCTCGCCGCTGCGCCATTCCTGGCCGCCAGCCAGAATATGCCGCTGGATCAAAATGTCACCTTGGCAATCTGGCTTTTGGCTGTCTGGTTCCTGATTAAAAAATAA
- a CDS encoding thioredoxin fold domain-containing protein produces the protein MRNYHKKSSVSLKTILLGLLLSLNLSHVSAGDVLPLAVDLQKAGQSAAKKNVPVVIFATATWCNYCKKLEQNILYPLLQTTDLEEYGHFSQLVLDKDHWMMKDFQGRDIEMKTLGPKLGVKVAPTTLIFDSQGNQIADPIIGLTLEEFYPGNLERAINQALEKLGNPKRVDIYKMVEESKVDYQPQ, from the coding sequence ATGCGAAATTACCATAAAAAAAGCTCGGTCAGCCTGAAAACCATCCTGCTCGGCCTGCTACTGAGCCTAAACCTTTCCCATGTAAGTGCCGGAGACGTACTTCCGCTGGCCGTCGACCTGCAGAAAGCGGGGCAATCCGCCGCCAAAAAGAATGTTCCGGTGGTTATTTTCGCCACGGCAACCTGGTGTAACTACTGCAAGAAACTGGAACAGAATATTCTCTACCCGCTTCTGCAGACGACCGATCTGGAAGAGTACGGGCATTTCAGTCAGCTGGTTCTCGACAAGGATCACTGGATGATGAAAGATTTCCAGGGACGAGACATCGAAATGAAAACTCTGGGACCGAAACTCGGCGTCAAGGTTGCTCCGACGACACTGATTTTCGACTCTCAGGGCAACCAGATCGCCGATCCGATTATCGGTCTTACGCTTGAAGAGTTCTATCCGGGAAATCTCGAACGCGCCATCAATCAGGCACTGGAAAAGCTGGGCAATCCAAAACGGGTCGACATCTATAAGATGGTTGAAGAGAGCAAAGTGGATTATCAGCCGCAATAA
- a CDS encoding S8 family serine peptidase, protein MKSGFNLLLLLGCSSVLTACGGGGGSSDTPAVEYETCGEDSPITSIDDSLFGYQWYLENTGQTALTADGSGGVAGEDINIFAAGQMAQGYSGDCIKIAVVDSDLEIAHEDLQQNVVPDASYNFTYVAEDTVPSNGQGLHNPTATYSSGGHGTSVAGYLAARGGNALGITGVAPSAELRGYNMLLAQDYPNELAALGYQDTVNNGNYPELTSPQVDIFNLSYGRTITYDLPSGEELYYVVLVYAQQWGTENLREGKGALYFKAAGNEFSGHEDSEYVNPADNPLPVEKCTQAIENGVTCFNTNLERDQAYPFVIPVGAFNAEGERASYASTGSSIWIAAPGGEYGQLSPAMLTTDQSGCDAGYSQTDSTYSSSDFDNGNTQENLECNYISIFNGTSAATPIISGAAALLLEANPALTWRDIKHILATTARKIDPGYAEKTLTLGLSQVVLEDGWVDNAAGYHFSNYFGFGALDADAAISMAKNGYSLLPAMQLLPGDNGFAGPVTNTGEIPDASASGISETLSVNETGNPIVESVQLIISLSGTDGLPNYDSEHPEIEATNFDFSDYQILLESPNGTQSILMTPFHGFDKQQDIIDYPMISHAFYGENLNGDWKLIVRDLDSQAELTGEGKLVDWSLKFYVHES, encoded by the coding sequence ATGAAGTCCGGATTTAATTTGTTGCTGCTGTTGGGATGTTCGAGTGTTTTAACCGCCTGCGGCGGTGGAGGCGGTTCATCGGATACACCCGCGGTTGAGTACGAAACCTGCGGCGAAGATTCCCCGATAACTTCGATTGATGATTCTCTGTTCGGGTATCAGTGGTATCTGGAAAATACTGGCCAAACAGCTTTGACCGCTGACGGAAGCGGTGGTGTCGCCGGTGAAGATATTAATATTTTCGCCGCCGGTCAGATGGCTCAGGGGTACAGCGGTGATTGCATCAAAATCGCGGTCGTTGATTCCGATCTGGAAATTGCCCATGAAGACCTGCAGCAGAATGTTGTTCCCGATGCGTCTTATAACTTCACTTATGTCGCCGAAGACACGGTTCCTTCCAATGGACAGGGATTACATAACCCGACCGCGACCTATTCCAGCGGTGGGCATGGCACCAGTGTCGCCGGTTATCTCGCTGCCCGCGGGGGGAATGCACTCGGTATAACGGGCGTGGCGCCGAGCGCAGAACTGCGCGGGTACAATATGCTTTTGGCCCAGGACTATCCGAACGAATTGGCTGCGCTGGGCTATCAGGATACTGTCAATAACGGCAATTACCCGGAATTAACTTCTCCTCAGGTCGATATTTTCAATTTGAGTTACGGACGAACCATAACTTATGATCTGCCGAGCGGGGAAGAGCTGTATTACGTTGTTTTAGTGTATGCGCAACAGTGGGGAACGGAAAATCTGCGAGAAGGCAAAGGTGCTTTGTATTTCAAAGCGGCCGGGAATGAGTTTTCCGGTCACGAAGACAGTGAGTACGTCAATCCTGCGGATAACCCGCTGCCGGTAGAGAAATGTACCCAGGCAATCGAAAACGGTGTGACCTGTTTCAATACGAATCTTGAACGTGATCAGGCTTATCCGTTTGTGATCCCGGTCGGGGCATTTAACGCAGAGGGCGAGAGAGCCAGCTATGCCAGTACAGGATCGTCGATTTGGATTGCAGCTCCGGGTGGTGAATACGGGCAGCTCAGCCCCGCCATGCTGACAACGGATCAAAGCGGCTGTGACGCGGGTTATAGTCAAACCGATTCTACCTACAGTTCTTCGGATTTCGATAATGGAAATACGCAAGAGAACCTTGAGTGTAATTACATCAGTATTTTTAACGGAACTTCCGCAGCGACGCCGATCATCAGTGGCGCCGCGGCCTTGTTACTGGAAGCGAATCCGGCTTTGACCTGGCGTGATATCAAGCATATTCTGGCAACAACGGCGCGTAAGATCGATCCGGGCTACGCCGAAAAAACTTTGACGCTTGGGTTGAGTCAGGTTGTGCTCGAAGATGGCTGGGTCGATAATGCGGCAGGTTATCATTTTTCCAATTATTTCGGTTTTGGCGCTCTGGATGCGGATGCCGCTATCAGTATGGCGAAGAACGGTTACTCGCTCCTTCCGGCAATGCAACTGCTTCCGGGAGACAACGGTTTCGCCGGTCCGGTTACCAATACCGGTGAGATCCCCGATGCATCTGCATCAGGGATTAGTGAAACTCTAAGCGTTAACGAGACGGGGAACCCGATTGTCGAGAGTGTTCAGCTTATTATTTCTCTTTCAGGAACCGATGGGCTTCCAAATTATGATTCAGAGCATCCCGAAATTGAAGCAACAAACTTTGATTTCAGCGATTATCAAATACTTCTCGAGTCGCCGAATGGTACCCAGAGCATTTTAATGACCCCGTTCCATGGATTTGATAAGCAGCAAGATATTATTGATTACCCGATGATCAGTCATGCGTTTTATGGTGAAAACCTGAATGGCGACTGGAAGTTAATTGTCCGTGATCTGGATTCACAAGCCGAGCTGACCGGCGAAGGAAAGCTGGTCGATTGGTCTCTTAAATTCTATGTGCATGAGTCGTAA
- the gspM gene encoding type II secretion system protein GspM has translation MWSQIENLLQPIKLRFNAFWQPLADREKVLLAMLGIFLFWVLLYALLWQPIQQQQKEAHQQLLNAQNQWQWLNQQIPLWQRQGPEQNQAAISNRNQLMSKVQQSLRQLNLHKQISKVDLTSKGVKVVFKQADAPRLLQWLATLEQEGVVSQRAQIVPLEGGVVEAQIEFVVPE, from the coding sequence ATGTGGTCGCAAATTGAAAATCTTCTGCAGCCGATCAAGCTGCGCTTTAATGCTTTCTGGCAACCGCTGGCCGACCGGGAAAAAGTGTTGCTGGCGATGCTGGGTATTTTCCTCTTCTGGGTGTTGCTGTACGCGTTGTTGTGGCAGCCGATTCAGCAACAGCAGAAGGAAGCGCATCAGCAGTTGTTGAATGCACAGAACCAATGGCAGTGGCTTAATCAACAGATACCTCTTTGGCAGCGTCAGGGACCGGAGCAGAATCAGGCGGCGATTTCAAACCGCAATCAGTTGATGAGCAAGGTTCAACAGTCTTTACGCCAACTTAATCTGCATAAACAGATCAGCAAAGTCGATCTGACATCCAAGGGGGTGAAAGTGGTATTCAAACAGGCGGATGCCCCGAGGCTTTTGCAATGGTTGGCGACCCTGGAGCAGGAAGGTGTTGTCAGTCAAAGGGCGCAGATAGTTCCTCTTGAAGGCGGTGTGGTCGAGGCTCAGATTGAATTTGTTGTACCGGAGTAG
- the gspL gene encoding type II secretion system protein GspL, which translates to MSPNNSNVTLQADAKALCFNLQGELLLRQFADGAADVKEESVESLLQQGRITSEQLRQIGVVWVPTSQLVIAQVVLPGSRQSELRAALPYALEEQLSDAVENYHFVILHKQPAQEGTQLQVAVIAKVLMNQWYQALKRLELDNCLLSADCFALPEPETDVSVAMVLPGAPVVIYRDGRYSGFAIPETLSEQLASSSEEVRNLTPQQAQWQKIAFSPSAWQQLQSTNLAVGEFALKESQNLWRQWLWPNLAAGLLFVVLLGSNWLEKEQALQDAQVYRSQSEQLFKAMFPDVKRVVSIKTQTMTRLRAPSQDVTSARLMPLVYQLEPVLSGQTKVRIDELNWQRQAQGGKLNLRLTAKQSGDLQKLQQQIQQRAGKLQAQLSIKNVTPEVALGELNVVAN; encoded by the coding sequence GTGTCCCCGAATAACTCGAATGTAACTTTACAAGCCGACGCTAAGGCTCTGTGCTTCAATCTGCAGGGGGAGTTGCTGTTGCGGCAATTCGCCGACGGGGCAGCGGATGTCAAAGAGGAAAGCGTTGAATCGCTTCTACAGCAGGGGCGTATCACTTCGGAACAGCTCCGACAGATCGGTGTTGTCTGGGTTCCGACTTCCCAGTTGGTTATAGCGCAGGTTGTTTTGCCGGGAAGCCGTCAGTCAGAGTTGCGCGCAGCCCTGCCGTATGCACTGGAAGAGCAACTGTCCGACGCGGTCGAGAATTACCATTTTGTTATTTTGCACAAACAGCCGGCGCAAGAGGGAACACAGTTACAGGTTGCCGTGATCGCCAAGGTTTTAATGAATCAATGGTATCAAGCCCTTAAGCGTCTCGAACTGGATAACTGTCTGTTGAGCGCCGATTGTTTCGCTCTGCCTGAACCGGAAACTGACGTATCTGTCGCGATGGTGCTTCCCGGAGCGCCGGTGGTGATCTATCGTGATGGGCGTTATAGCGGTTTTGCCATTCCCGAAACGCTTAGCGAGCAGTTGGCATCTTCTTCCGAGGAGGTGCGCAATTTGACGCCTCAGCAGGCGCAATGGCAGAAAATCGCCTTTTCGCCGAGTGCCTGGCAGCAGTTACAGAGCACCAATCTGGCGGTCGGCGAGTTCGCGTTGAAGGAGTCGCAAAATCTCTGGCGTCAATGGTTATGGCCGAATCTGGCCGCGGGGCTTCTGTTCGTGGTATTGCTGGGATCAAACTGGCTAGAAAAGGAGCAGGCGCTGCAGGATGCGCAGGTTTACCGTTCTCAGAGCGAGCAGCTCTTTAAAGCGATGTTTCCTGATGTAAAGAGAGTGGTCAGTATCAAGACGCAGACCATGACCCGCCTGAGAGCGCCGTCGCAAGATGTAACGAGTGCGCGTTTAATGCCGCTCGTTTACCAGCTCGAACCGGTGTTATCCGGGCAGACAAAAGTTCGTATCGATGAATTGAATTGGCAGCGCCAGGCTCAGGGCGGCAAATTGAATCTGCGTCTGACGGCGAAACAGAGCGGTGATTTGCAAAAGCTGCAGCAGCAGATTCAACAGCGGGCAGGTAAACTGCAGGCGCAGTTGAGCATTAAGAATGTCACGCCTGAAGTGGCTCTGGGAGAGTTAAATGTGGTCGCAAATTGA
- the gspK gene encoding type II secretion system minor pseudopilin GspK yields MSSRQRQTQSGFALITVILVAALVAIISSELLSKQQAQIQRSGYMLHQTQALSVAWGLESWVKQGLALDGKNNKTDHLGELWAQPLPPIPFEDGEISGELLDAQAKLNVNALLSVDAKRKELWHAVFNRYAQQQNLNLNLADLIEDWIDRDSEPLAGGAESDQYLLNTPAFSAANQPMVTPQEVFNLQGVQTLTFQQKTLLVANLSALPQETAVNINTASEAVLLSLSPWMTVQVVQAWLNQRIGNPAEKVDDFHRFLIGVTGLTLEEVAKDLPEGLISVRSDFFILNGRIDFGLARQQVSGLFYRNEQNQVKILQRWLSVPE; encoded by the coding sequence ATGAGTAGTCGGCAGCGACAAACTCAGTCCGGTTTCGCCTTGATTACTGTAATTCTGGTGGCTGCTCTGGTGGCGATTATCAGTTCGGAGCTTTTAAGCAAGCAACAGGCACAGATTCAGCGCAGCGGTTATATGCTGCATCAGACACAGGCTTTGAGTGTTGCCTGGGGGCTGGAGTCCTGGGTGAAACAGGGATTGGCTCTGGATGGGAAAAACAATAAAACCGATCATCTGGGCGAACTCTGGGCGCAGCCTTTGCCGCCGATTCCGTTTGAGGACGGCGAAATTTCCGGCGAGTTGCTGGATGCTCAGGCAAAACTGAATGTAAACGCTCTGTTGAGTGTTGACGCTAAGCGTAAAGAGTTGTGGCATGCGGTTTTTAACCGTTATGCCCAGCAGCAGAACCTGAATTTGAATCTGGCGGATCTGATCGAGGACTGGATTGACCGTGATTCAGAGCCGTTGGCGGGTGGCGCGGAAAGCGATCAATATCTATTGAATACTCCGGCTTTCAGTGCCGCCAATCAGCCGATGGTTACGCCGCAGGAAGTGTTCAATCTGCAAGGAGTGCAGACGTTAACTTTTCAGCAGAAAACGCTGCTTGTGGCGAACTTAAGCGCCTTGCCGCAGGAGACTGCGGTCAATATTAATACCGCTTCCGAAGCGGTGTTGCTCAGTTTGAGTCCCTGGATGACGGTGCAGGTTGTGCAGGCCTGGTTAAACCAGAGGATCGGCAATCCGGCCGAGAAGGTGGATGATTTCCATCGTTTTCTGATCGGCGTTACGGGGCTGACTCTGGAAGAGGTGGCTAAGGATTTGCCGGAAGGCCTGATTTCGGTCAGAAGTGATTTTTTTATTTTAAACGGACGAATTGATTTTGGTCTGGCGCGGCAGCAGGTTTCAGGGCTGTTCTATCGTAATGAGCAAAATCAGGTGAAGATACTGCAAAGGTGGTTAAGTGTCCCCGAATAA
- the gspJ gene encoding type II secretion system minor pseudopilin GspJ, with protein MKSQKGFTLIELLIAMSIAAIISMLAYQTIDSGVRVNQSLETHQQELKRLQGAWWWLEQDLIQMAPRAVNDGLGGSLPAMTYRVDLGLEFSRLSDAQSPMAMAGSYGLNRVAYRLENKQLVRLLWPVMDRAPDSVPVRRVLLEDVQRFDLRFLDEQSQWRENWPPENRETPPLNNLLPKAVEVRMLNRLGEVKRLFLGTDWMEFNPYPAAALDSVSGQEGVNE; from the coding sequence ATGAAATCGCAGAAAGGTTTTACCCTGATCGAGTTGTTGATCGCCATGTCTATCGCCGCGATTATCAGTATGCTGGCTTACCAGACGATCGATTCGGGAGTACGGGTCAATCAGTCTCTGGAGACGCATCAGCAGGAACTGAAGCGCCTGCAAGGTGCCTGGTGGTGGCTGGAACAGGATCTGATTCAGATGGCTCCAAGAGCGGTCAACGACGGTTTAGGCGGTTCACTTCCTGCTATGACCTATCGCGTTGATTTGGGTTTGGAGTTCAGTCGTTTAAGTGATGCGCAAAGTCCTATGGCGATGGCGGGTTCTTATGGGCTGAATCGTGTGGCCTATCGTCTGGAAAACAAGCAGCTGGTGCGTCTGCTGTGGCCGGTGATGGATCGGGCGCCGGATTCGGTTCCGGTTAGAAGGGTTCTGCTTGAGGATGTGCAAAGGTTTGATTTGCGTTTTCTCGATGAGCAGAGTCAATGGCGGGAAAACTGGCCGCCGGAAAACCGTGAAACACCGCCGTTAAATAATCTCCTGCCGAAGGCCGTCGAGGTGCGCATGCTTAATCGGCTTGGTGAAGTGAAGCGGCTTTTTTTAGGCACGGATTGGATGGAGTTTAACCCTTATCCGGCAGCCGCATTGGACAGTGTCTCCGGACAGGAGGGAGTCAATGAGTAG
- the gspI gene encoding type II secretion system minor pseudopilin GspI: MAEKTVQRQCGFTLIEVLIALVIAAIALAAMSRSFGVTTHNQALLEEKVVATWVAQNALTQQQIQTGSNQFSREEKMLGRNWLLTQKIEATQLAQFKKLTIEVKPDTASTGDDASVSTRLVTVVGVP; this comes from the coding sequence ATGGCAGAAAAGACGGTACAGCGCCAGTGCGGATTTACGCTGATTGAAGTGCTGATCGCTTTGGTTATCGCAGCGATTGCATTGGCGGCCATGAGTCGAAGTTTCGGTGTCACAACTCACAATCAGGCTTTGCTTGAAGAAAAAGTGGTCGCCACCTGGGTCGCGCAAAATGCGTTAACGCAGCAACAGATCCAAACCGGCAGCAACCAGTTTTCCCGTGAAGAGAAGATGCTGGGACGAAACTGGCTTCTTACCCAGAAGATCGAAGCGACACAGTTGGCGCAATTCAAAAAATTGACGATAGAGGTCAAGCCGGATACAGCGTCTACAGGCGATGACGCATCTGTCAGTACTCGTCTGGTCACTGTGGTGGGCGTACCATGA
- the gspH gene encoding type II secretion system minor pseudopilin GspH, with amino-acid sequence MRLRQNGFTLIELMVVLLIIGLLLTAASLSFKNSDSALSRQQASQIQALFHYAQDQATWQQRTYLLIPDNKGLTLFKWQQGQWHKDDEAKALSWKASFDVEWQLPMLQSREESLINRGWWVLPSGEVQPGSISWRVKNAEAEDTILQWDQWLEFELVASDAV; translated from the coding sequence GTGCGTCTTCGGCAAAACGGTTTTACTCTGATCGAGCTGATGGTCGTACTCTTGATTATCGGCCTTCTGTTGACGGCCGCCAGTCTGAGTTTCAAAAACAGCGACAGCGCCCTGTCCCGCCAGCAGGCGAGTCAGATTCAGGCGCTGTTTCATTATGCTCAGGATCAGGCTACATGGCAGCAGAGGACGTATCTGCTCATTCCGGATAATAAGGGGTTGACGCTTTTCAAGTGGCAGCAAGGGCAGTGGCATAAAGATGACGAGGCCAAAGCCTTGTCGTGGAAAGCGTCTTTTGACGTCGAGTGGCAACTGCCTATGTTGCAGAGCCGTGAGGAAAGCCTGATTAACAGAGGCTGGTGGGTTTTGCCGAGCGGAGAGGTTCAGCCGGGATCAATCAGCTGGCGAGTGAAAAATGCCGAGGCTGAAGACACGATCCTGCAGTGGGACCAGTGGCTGGAATTTGAATTGGTTGCGAGTGATGCTGTTTAA